The window ATCGCCTCGCGACTGTTCTTCAATCAATCGTCGCATCTTTTCTCCGACCACAATGGCGCCTCGTTTATCGGTATCCGGCAACAACAAAATAAATTCTTCTCCTCCAAAACGTGCGGCCGTATCCACTTCGCGTAAATTATTTCGAAAGACCGCTCCCAGCGCACGAAGCAGTTTATCTCCTTCGAGATGACCATGAGTATCATTATATTTTTTAAAGTAATCGACATCAATCATCAGAACAGAGAGGTCACGACGGAAACGCACTGCCCGCTTCCATTCCACTTGAATCATCTGTTGAAAATATCGGCGATTCGCAAGACCCGTTAACTCATCCTTGATCGAAAGCTCTCTGGTTTTGGTGTAAAGCTGTGCATTCGCAAGAGCAAGCGCAACTTGATTCGCCACAAGTGAAAGCATTTTGACATCCGCAGCGGTGAATGCGCTCGTTTGCGCACGACCAAAATTGATGACACCCAAAACATTTTTCTTATAGATGAGAGGAAGAGAAAGAAATGAAAGACTGCGAGAGAGTTGCTTTCCCTTATAATGAAGAAATCGCGTCTCTTCTCGAGTATCCCGAATATAAATTTTTCTCCCTGATTTTGCAGCAAGACCTGAAATACCTTCATCTTCATGAAAAATAGTTCGAAGCACGGCTTCATCATCGGTAAAGCCATACGCAGCGCGAACATGCAGCTCCTCTTTCTTTTCATCAAAGACCATGACCGCAAATTCTTCGATTTCCAAAGATTGTTTCAGAGTTTGCGTAATCATGGTGTAGAGATCATCCAGATCCACAACACTATTCACCTGCTGGCCGATCGCATAGAGCATAGCCATATCTTTAATGACGTTCTCTAAATGCGCATTCGTATGAGAAAGGACATGTTCTTTATGCTGCAACAGAGATTGCAGCTCTCGGTGTAGCTCAGTGAACTCTTCTTCTGCAGAAAAAGAATCGGAAGATTCTCCTTTTTCCAAGCGAATGGTTTCGAAAAGTTGACGAACAGGACGATCAAAAAAGAAATAACTTCCAGATGTGGTGGCAATCGCCACTGCCAACAGTGAAGCAATTCCAAACCAAATGTGCAGCTCAAACCCCAAGAACGTTTGCGTGAGATCGGCGCCAAAAAGAACAACCAGAAGGCGCAGACACCATACCGCTGCATACGCAGCCCCGGCAAAGAAGAGAACCTTGACCGGAACCGAAAGGCGCAGTAAGTTTTTCTTCATTGTTCCCAAAGTTATCATCGTCCTTTTCTATAACGGGGTTATCGGTCACCGCAAGAGAGAGTTGTCAAATCTTTCGACGAAAAAAAGAAATGCGATTTCAACTCCTTAAAACTGTTATGTTTTCCGCTCTTTTGGCTAGCGGGTTGACCTTTTTCTCCTCTGACGTTTTTCCCTCCACCCCTCCTTCAATTCGAGTCCAAGTGTTGGATCAGATGACAGAGATCATCCTGCAAAGCTCAAGTCCTGGTTTTGTGGTCACAGATGACAAGGAAAAAACACGCACGTTCAAAAAAACTCAACTTCACCTTATTGCAGAGGGACAAAATCGTTTTCGGCTTGATTCGAAACTCCTGACATCAGGATTTCTGAAGATCACCCATCCCCTCTCCACCTTTACGATTGCACATCGCACCTTTCATGGAACGCTTTTGATTGCTTCTGCATCGGAAAAAACATTCATGGTCATCAATGAACTTCCTTTGGAGTCTTATCTCGTCGGCATTATCAATAGTGAAATCTCTTCGAGCTGGCCTTTAGAATCGATCAAAGCGCAAGCGGTTGCAGCACGAACATACGCATCTGCAACGCTCGATCGGACCAAACAGAGTTCTCGCCTTTTTGATATTCGAGGGACGGTGGATGATCAAGTCTATCACGGCACACATCTCGATGATGCACGATCTGCAAACGCCGTGAAAGCAACGGCAGGAGAAGTTCTCGTGAAAGCAAAAAAACCTCTCATGGCGTATTATCACAGTTGCTGCGGTGGACAAACTGAGCACGCACATAATGCTTGGGAACACAGTCATGGACCTCCAACGGTCATTGATCATTTTTGTGAAAAAAGTCCGAAGCTCACTTGGGAATATCGAATTCCATTACATGCTTTTGAACAACTCCTTCGAAAAAATGGACATGCGATGAAAGGGCTCCTCGATATTTCGACAACACAACTCCCAGATTCACCGCGAAATAGTTTGGTTTTAATAACGGATCAAGATCGGCTTCACACAATTTCAGCAACTGAGATTCGAAAAATATTTGGGTATCAAAACATTCGAAGCACATGGTTCAATGTTGGCATAGAAAACGGCGCAGCCGTTTTTGCAGGACGCGGGTATGGACACGGCGTCGGCATGTGCCAGTGGGGAGCGAAGGGGATGGCTGAAGCAGGACATAACTATCGTGATATTTTGAAATTTTATTATTCTGATGCTGAATTGATGAAAACTTATTAAAAACCCATTTCAAAATGTTACTTATTTGTTACGGGTCCTGCCACCTGCGGTGTTCCGGCCCTCCGCTAAAGACGGAGACCTCCCGGAACACGCTCCGGTGTCACCCGAATCTTGATCTATTTTGAAATGGGTTTTTATGAAATTGTCTGACTTCAATTATACATATCCAAAAGAGCTGATCGCGCAGCGTCCGCTGAAAGAACGCGATGCCAGTCGCATGATGGTCATTGATCGCACAAAAAAAAACTGGGAACATTCAACGATAAAAAAACTTCCTGATTTTCTTCAGCCACAAGAGCTTCTTGTAATCAACAACTCCAAAGTTCTCCCCTCTCGTCTCTTTGGAGAAATTCGAAAGAAGAAAATGGAAGTATTACTTGTGGAACAGGATTGTAGGGGCGCACAAGAAATTTGGCGATGTCTCACTAAAAAAGCCAAACGTATTCGTCCTGGAGAGAAAATATTTTTTGGGATGACCGCTCACGCAACGGTCATCGGCCATGAAGATATCTATTTGCTCCTCGCATTTGAACCAGGCCATCGGCTTCGCGCAATAGAACGACGAGGAGTTCCTCCTCTTCCTCCTTATATTGAACGTGAAGGGATTGAATCTTATTCCGATGAGGATCGAGAACGGTATCAAACGATCTACGCCAAAGAAGAGGGCTCAGCCGCAGTTCCTACCGCAGGTTTACATTTTTCAGATACTCTTTTGGAGAGCTTGCACACAAAAGGAATAGAGATCGTTCCTGTCACCTTGCATGTTGGAATTGATACTTTCCGGCCTGTGCAGACGGAACAGATCGAAGAACATCGCATGCATGGCGAGGAAGTTTTTATCTCTGAAGACGCAGCGCAAAAAATAAACACGGCAAAACAGATGAACCGTCGCATCATCGCATGTGGAACCACAACGGTACGAGCGTTGGAATCCGCTTGGGATGGAGAAAAAATCGTCGCGGGATCAAAGCGTACTGAGCTTTTTATCACACCTGGTTTTCAATTTCAGGTCATTGATGGACTGATCACCAATTTCCATCAACCCAAATCGACACTTCTGATGATGGTTTCTGCTTTTGTGGAACGTGAATTCTTACTCGAATGTTATGAAGAAGCCATCAAGGAACGATATCGCTTATTTTCTTACGGCGATTGTATGCTGATTCTATGATTTACCAATAACTAACTGGCAGTTATTGGTAAAGGTAACGGTACATCTCTCATGGTTGATATTTCTTTTTCTCATGTAACGAAACACTATGAACGTTCGGCCTTCCCAGCGCTTGACGATATCCACATCTTTTTTGCGGATCATGAAACAACAGCAATTATCGGCGCGAGTGGAAGTGGGAAATCAACGCTTTTACAACTCATCAACGGACTGCTTCGTCCTTCATCGGGAGCAGTACATCTTTTCGGAACTCCCATCGATTATCAACATATCACCTTACTTCGTCGGAGCATCGGCTATGTTGTCCAGGGAACCGGGCTCTTTCCTCACTTGACGGTAAAAGAAAATATCAGCCTGCTTGGGAAAATCACGCAATGGGACAAAAGAACACTCCATGGAAGAATCGAAGAGCTTATGACACTGGTAGAACTCCCATCCCATTTTGTGACACGTTATCCTCACGAACTCTCCGGAGGAGAACAACAGCGAGTTGGTTTTTGTCGCGCCCTCTTTTTAAATCCACGCATTCTTCTTTTAGACGAAGCCTTTGGAGCCCTTGACGCCATTACCAAACAAGAAGTGCATAAAGAATTTCTGCGACTCAAACCCTTGAAGACCACAACGATTCTCGTCACCCATGATGTACGTGAAGCATTGAAACTTGCGGAACATATTATCGTGTTACACGAAGGACGTATTATTCAACACGGAACCGTAGAAGAAGTGCGGAAAAATCCTGAAAGCAGCATCACCAAAAAATTATTTGAGGCACAACTTTCATGAAGATCATTCTCTTCATATTCTTCTTTCTCTTTGCTCCACATACGATGGCTCAAACTGAGCGCCCTCTTGTCATCGGCTCTTTCATCGATGTCGAAGGTCGCATCTTAGGCGAGATGTTCGCGCAACTACTCGAAGATCGTGGCGTTGAAGTGAAGCGACAACTTGGACTGGGCGGTCCAACGGTCTGTTTTGAAGCCCTCAAAGCAGGGGAGATCGATCTCTATCCGGAATATTCAGGAAATATTCAGGCACAGATGAATAGGCCGCATGCACTCCCCTATCGTGCATTACAACAGGTGACGAAAGAAACATTTGGGTTCGAGTTGTTAGACCCACTTGGATTTAACAATACCTATGCTTTTGTTGTGCGCACTGAAACGGCCAAAAAATTTCATTTGAAACGCATCAGCGATCTCGTCTCGATTCCAGGTCTTCGATATGGTCTCAGTCATGACTTCCTCCGCCGTTTTGACGGTTGGCCAGGTCTTGCGAAACTTTATGGCATCAAAGCAACGCCCCTTGGCATTGATCATGGCCTCTCTTATCAAGCACTGGCACAAAAAAAAGTTGATCTCATTGATGCCTATTCCACAGATGGAAAACTGAAAAAATTTGACCTTGTTTTTCTGGAAGATGATCGTCACTTTTTTCCACTTTACCTTGCTGGCCCTCTCATTCGACCCAATATTGATAAACGTGCGAAAGAAATTTTAGGTGAACTGACAGGAAAACTTTCAGATGAAAAAATGCAAAGCATTAATGCTCTTGTTGAACTTGATGGAAAAAGTTTTGCGGAAGCTGCCGAACATTTCTTGCGTGAAGCAGATCTTCTTGAGCAACAAAGAACACTGCTTGTCCCGAGAAAATGGCAGGAACTCCTTCAAAGAACTTTCACCCATATTTGGCTGAGCGCTGCTGCCCTCTTTCTTGCCATGGTGATTGCGATTCCGCTTGGCATTCTCGTGTATCGATTTCGTTTCCTGGCGCAACCGCTTCTCACCTTCACCAGTATTTTGCAGACGATTCCTTCGATCGCACTTCTCGCATTTATGATCCCACTGTTTGGAATTGGGGTGAAGCCCGCCATCATTGCACTTTTTCTCTATGCGCTTCTTCCGATTGCTCGCAACACCACAACTGCGCTTCTCTCCATTGATCCTGTTTTGAAAAAAGTTTCACTCGGAATGGGACTGAGTTCATGGCAACAACTTCG of the Deltaproteobacteria bacterium RIFCSPHIGHO2_02_FULL_44_16 genome contains:
- a CDS encoding tRNA preQ1(34) S-adenosylmethionine ribosyltransferase-isomerase QueA, with product MKLSDFNYTYPKELIAQRPLKERDASRMMVIDRTKKNWEHSTIKKLPDFLQPQELLVINNSKVLPSRLFGEIRKKKMEVLLVEQDCRGAQEIWRCLTKKAKRIRPGEKIFFGMTAHATVIGHEDIYLLLAFEPGHRLRAIERRGVPPLPPYIEREGIESYSDEDRERYQTIYAKEEGSAAVPTAGLHFSDTLLESLHTKGIEIVPVTLHVGIDTFRPVQTEQIEEHRMHGEEVFISEDAAQKINTAKQMNRRIIACGTTTVRALESAWDGEKIVAGSKRTELFITPGFQFQVIDGLITNFHQPKSTLLMMVSAFVEREFLLECYEEAIKERYRLFSYGDCMLIL